A single genomic interval of Bacillus sp. es.036 harbors:
- a CDS encoding SDR family oxidoreductase: MRPDFRQTEGQPAQHQNHQPGSEKEMNPLPLTEDQDYKGSGKLTSKVALITGGDSGIGEAVAIAYAKEGAHVAIVYLDEHEDAQNTKKQIEDEGAQCLLLPGDIGDERFATSVINQVIEHFGQLDILINNAAEQHPKQSIEEITAEQLEKTFRTNVFSMFYLTKAALPHLKKGSAIINTSSVTAYEGNEQLIDYSSTKGAITTFTRSLAKSLVGKGIRVNSVAPGPIWTPLIPSTFSAEKVKNFGTNTPMGRPGQPEELAAAYVLLGSDDSSYMTGQTIHINGGQYVTS, encoded by the coding sequence ATGCGACCGGATTTTAGACAAACTGAAGGACAACCTGCCCAGCATCAAAATCACCAACCAGGATCTGAAAAAGAAATGAACCCCCTCCCCCTTACAGAGGACCAAGACTACAAGGGTTCTGGAAAATTAACAAGTAAAGTTGCCCTCATTACTGGAGGAGATAGCGGAATTGGCGAAGCAGTTGCAATCGCTTATGCGAAGGAAGGTGCTCATGTAGCCATCGTCTACTTGGACGAACATGAAGATGCACAGAATACGAAGAAACAAATAGAAGATGAAGGTGCTCAGTGCTTATTATTACCTGGAGATATTGGAGATGAACGCTTTGCGACAAGCGTGATCAATCAGGTGATTGAACACTTCGGACAATTGGATATTCTAATTAACAATGCAGCTGAACAGCACCCTAAGCAGAGCATTGAAGAAATTACAGCCGAGCAACTTGAAAAGACTTTTCGAACGAACGTCTTTTCGATGTTTTATTTAACGAAAGCAGCGCTTCCTCACCTTAAGAAAGGTAGTGCGATTATTAACACATCTTCCGTTACGGCTTATGAGGGAAATGAACAGCTCATTGACTATTCTAGTACAAAAGGAGCGATTACAACATTCACGAGAAGTCTCGCGAAATCACTTGTAGGTAAAGGAATCAGGGTGAACAGCGTTGCACCTGGCCCCATTTGGACACCGCTAATCCCTTCAACGTTTTCTGCTGAAAAAGTAAAGAACTTTGGAACGAATACACCAATGGGAAGACCGGGTCAGCCCGAGGAATTAGCTGCGGCTTACGTCCTTCTTGGCTCGGATGATTCTTCCTATATGACTGGTCAAACCATCCACATTAATGGCGGACAATACGTTACTTCTTAA
- a CDS encoding histidine kinase N-terminal domain-containing protein has protein sequence MNVDLKESEFKEQLASFLEESQPQIVEKWLVGAKISPDDPYYEEIIKNGKRTVELISRYIRVQDENWIITLTKKIANERIEANVNIGEFIANINFGRSVVLSVLHESSFNRNELSQGLQIINNYFNAYSYHSVTEYTKLKDHIIQDKNKFIQEMHSDRLTILGQLGASFAHEFRNPLTSIKGFLKLIEDECEANHPSGKHYFEILNSEMKSLEEKVSQFLFLSKMRGIDDRPLSLNLSGLLRYTIDILYPRLLESNIEVDTDIADDIPLFGVEEQMKQVVLNIMINSIEELNENIIEKRKIQVKAKENHGRITVEISNNGRQIPSHLVESIFQPFISTKRLGTGLGLSVCKQIIEKHEGVISVTSNPEQTTFVIGLPVMVDKGVKEE, from the coding sequence ATGAATGTTGATTTAAAAGAATCGGAATTTAAAGAACAGCTCGCTTCGTTTTTAGAAGAGAGTCAGCCCCAAATTGTTGAAAAATGGTTGGTGGGGGCAAAAATTTCTCCTGATGATCCTTACTATGAAGAAATCATAAAAAATGGAAAGCGCACGGTTGAACTGATTTCTCGCTATATTCGAGTGCAGGATGAAAATTGGATCATCACGCTAACGAAAAAAATTGCTAATGAACGAATTGAGGCAAATGTTAATATAGGCGAATTTATTGCGAATATTAACTTCGGTCGATCCGTTGTGCTCTCAGTTCTACATGAGTCATCTTTTAACAGAAATGAATTGTCGCAAGGACTGCAAATTATAAATAATTACTTTAACGCTTATTCTTATCATTCGGTTACGGAATATACGAAGCTGAAAGATCATATTATTCAGGATAAAAATAAATTTATTCAAGAAATGCACAGCGATCGGTTAACCATTCTTGGCCAACTTGGGGCGAGTTTTGCCCATGAGTTTCGTAATCCCTTAACCTCAATTAAAGGGTTTTTGAAACTAATTGAAGATGAGTGTGAAGCGAATCACCCCTCAGGAAAGCATTATTTTGAAATACTTAACAGTGAAATGAAGAGTCTGGAAGAAAAGGTAAGTCAATTTCTCTTTTTATCGAAAATGCGCGGAATCGATGATCGCCCTCTGTCTTTAAACTTAAGTGGTTTATTACGATACACTATCGACATTCTTTATCCACGTCTTCTTGAATCAAATATAGAAGTCGATACCGACATTGCTGACGATATTCCGTTATTTGGCGTTGAAGAGCAAATGAAACAGGTGGTTCTTAATATCATGATTAACTCCATTGAAGAGTTAAATGAAAACATCATCGAGAAACGAAAAATTCAGGTAAAGGCAAAAGAAAATCACGGAAGAATCACGGTAGAAATTTCGAATAATGGACGTCAAATACCATCGCATCTTGTTGAAAGCATCTTTCAACCGTTTATTAGCACGAAGAGGCTAGGAACAGGACTAGGGCTCTCGGTTTGCAAACAAATTATTGAAAAGCATGAGGGTGTCATCTCCGTTACGTCCAATCCTGAACAAACAACTTTCGTCATCGGGCTTCCAGTGATGGTTGACAAAGGTGTCAAAGAAGAGTAG
- the tenA gene encoding thiaminase II, whose protein sequence is MSFTQQLREEAAPIFEAIFNHPFVRGIAEGKLEKEQLVHYVKQDFEYLNTFVRIYGIALSKCENREEMALFNEQISFVLHSEIHPHNNLCRAAGVSYEELQGYPLAPTSHHYTRHMLDAAHSGTLGEIIAALLPCPWTYLEIGQRLMEEVNPKEDHPFYDWITFYGEKSMEPVTDQLRGILDGWAETAPERELKRIKDYFMLSCQLEYGFWEMAYQVEEWPVAIQKGERV, encoded by the coding sequence ATGTCATTTACGCAACAGTTAAGAGAAGAAGCGGCACCGATTTTTGAGGCGATTTTCAACCATCCATTTGTGAGAGGAATCGCAGAAGGAAAGTTAGAGAAGGAACAATTAGTACACTACGTAAAGCAGGATTTTGAGTATTTGAATACGTTTGTAAGAATCTATGGCATTGCGTTATCAAAGTGTGAAAATCGAGAAGAAATGGCACTTTTCAATGAGCAAATATCTTTTGTCCTTCATAGTGAGATTCATCCACATAACAATTTATGTCGCGCCGCTGGCGTTTCTTATGAAGAGCTACAAGGCTATCCACTTGCGCCGACGTCACACCATTATACGAGACATATGCTTGATGCCGCCCATTCCGGAACGCTAGGTGAAATTATTGCAGCGCTTCTACCATGTCCTTGGACTTACCTTGAGATCGGTCAGCGATTAATGGAAGAGGTAAACCCTAAAGAAGATCATCCTTTTTATGATTGGATCACGTTTTACGGAGAGAAATCAATGGAACCTGTTACCGATCAACTTAGAGGGATACTTGACGGCTGGGCTGAAACGGCACCAGAACGAGAGTTAAAGCGAATCAAAGACTATTTCATGCTTAGCTGTCAGTTGGAATATGGTTTTTGGGAAATGGCTTATCAAGTGGAAGAGTGGCCAGTAGCGATACAAAAAGGTGAGCGCGTATGA
- a CDS encoding ECF transporter S component: protein MKRLKLSDILITIVIALVFGIIYKLWGPVYTILKPFGLHVGDVIYGMWFIAGTVAILLLRKPGVALLAETAAASGEFLVGSEYGLSVLLYGIVQGLGTELMFALFGYKRYTAFVAALGGIAAAVGSLVMDAAYGYVMDLALWNLLLLIGARLLGGFLIAGILAYFLVEALEKTGVTTLIRPASDEDYKALDQ, encoded by the coding sequence ATGAAACGATTAAAGCTTTCAGATATTTTAATAACAATTGTGATTGCCCTGGTGTTTGGGATTATTTATAAACTATGGGGACCGGTTTACACCATTTTAAAACCTTTTGGACTACATGTTGGGGACGTCATTTACGGTATGTGGTTCATTGCGGGAACAGTTGCGATTCTTCTTTTACGTAAGCCAGGAGTCGCTTTACTAGCGGAAACCGCTGCTGCATCTGGAGAGTTTCTCGTTGGATCAGAATACGGTTTATCTGTTCTTCTATATGGAATCGTACAAGGACTAGGAACGGAATTAATGTTTGCTTTATTTGGTTACAAACGATACACCGCTTTTGTTGCAGCACTTGGAGGAATTGCTGCAGCGGTAGGCTCATTGGTCATGGATGCTGCCTATGGCTATGTGATGGATCTCGCGCTTTGGAATTTACTTCTTCTTATCGGCGCCCGTTTGTTAGGTGGCTTTTTGATAGCCGGAATTCTTGCCTATTTTCTTGTTGAGGCTTTAGAGAAAACCGGCGTAACCACCTTAATTAGACCTGCAAGCGATGAGGATTACAAGGCGTTGGATCAGTAA
- a CDS encoding ABC transporter ATP-binding protein, which produces MKVGVSNLRVKYAGAKTLLFNNLSLQVKEGEKVLFLGPSGCGKSTLLQILSGLIPNAVPVPMKADQVKTPESSGVVFQDPDSQFCMPYVDEEMAFVLENRAVPQPEMKKLIRLYLHKVGLYFSDPHVEISSLSQGMKQRLAIASMLALEPDVIFLDEPTALLDPEGTTEVWNTIKQINEKQTMIIVEHKIDEVIHFVDRIVLFDSEGKMIADADPKSVFSFYKPKLKEYGIWYPGVWDEHREEKKLPAPYVKGQQLMVIHQLQGYRGKTPKIEVLDAVAHEGEWIVVTGKNGAGKSSFLLSLMNVMKTTGTKSVRGQLKTIKASREQLAFVFQNPEFQFVTNSVYDELAYSLEMMDDKKVAEKVKNWLEAYELHHVQTLHPYQLSTGQKRRLSVGTALFGNQPALLLDEPTFGQDASNTFKLLALFEQLRSKGMLIIMVTHDEMIVQNYATREWVIHEGKLIEDRELERREEEERHAVDSTI; this is translated from the coding sequence ATGAAAGTTGGCGTATCAAATCTTCGTGTAAAGTACGCAGGAGCAAAAACGTTATTGTTTAACAACTTGTCACTTCAAGTTAAAGAGGGAGAAAAAGTCTTATTTCTTGGACCTAGTGGTTGTGGCAAGTCGACACTGTTACAAATTTTATCTGGGTTAATTCCGAATGCCGTTCCAGTTCCGATGAAAGCGGATCAAGTGAAAACCCCTGAGTCTTCGGGCGTCGTCTTTCAAGATCCAGATTCTCAATTTTGCATGCCTTATGTAGATGAAGAGATGGCTTTCGTTCTCGAGAATCGAGCAGTACCTCAACCTGAAATGAAGAAGTTGATTCGTCTCTATCTTCATAAAGTGGGTCTTTACTTTTCTGATCCACATGTTGAAATAAGCTCTCTTTCTCAAGGGATGAAACAGCGTCTCGCCATCGCTTCTATGCTTGCTCTTGAACCAGATGTTATCTTTTTAGATGAACCAACAGCATTGCTCGATCCTGAAGGAACAACGGAAGTGTGGAATACGATAAAGCAAATCAATGAAAAACAAACGATGATCATCGTGGAACATAAAATTGATGAAGTGATTCACTTTGTTGATCGAATTGTGCTATTTGATTCAGAAGGAAAGATGATTGCTGATGCCGATCCTAAAAGTGTGTTTTCATTTTATAAGCCTAAACTAAAGGAATACGGCATCTGGTACCCGGGCGTTTGGGATGAACATAGAGAAGAAAAGAAGCTTCCAGCCCCTTATGTAAAAGGACAGCAGCTGATGGTCATCCATCAGCTTCAAGGCTACCGAGGAAAAACGCCAAAAATTGAAGTATTAGATGCGGTCGCTCATGAGGGCGAATGGATTGTGGTTACAGGTAAAAATGGAGCTGGGAAGAGTTCATTTCTGTTAAGTTTGATGAATGTAATGAAAACAACAGGTACGAAAAGCGTAAGAGGGCAATTAAAAACAATCAAGGCATCGCGAGAGCAGCTTGCTTTTGTTTTTCAAAATCCAGAATTTCAGTTTGTTACAAATTCCGTTTATGATGAGCTTGCTTACTCGCTTGAAATGATGGACGACAAGAAGGTAGCAGAAAAGGTGAAGAACTGGCTAGAGGCTTATGAGTTACATCACGTTCAAACCCTCCATCCTTATCAGCTTTCTACAGGTCAAAAGAGACGGCTAAGCGTGGGGACGGCATTGTTTGGGAATCAACCTGCTTTGTTGTTAGATGAACCAACATTTGGACAGGATGCAAGCAATACATTTAAGCTTCTAGCTTTATTTGAACAATTAAGGTCTAAGGGTATGTTAATAATAATGGTTACGCATGATGAGATGATTGTGCAAAACTATGCTACGAGAGAATGGGTCATACATGAGGGGAAGCTGATAGAAGATAGGGAGTTAGAACGTCGGGAAGAGGAGGAACGTCATGCAGTGGACTCTACAATATGA
- a CDS encoding energy-coupling factor transporter transmembrane component T family protein, translating into MQWTLQYEETWLHRLNPAFKLVFFLSLFLTLLFVHNPNVMSNLTFVPFILVLFATGHRRIVIALLLIPFLLLFFSSASSMMFFGQGSTTWWRWGIIHITEESFFRGLHIGFRALNFALLGLLFALTTRPVFLFYSLIQQLKVPPRFAYSFMAAVRILPVMVEEFQQLRAALLIRGVKKKKGLRRVTQSIMLYAVPLLSQSIRRAHRIAVAMEAKQFNNKERTYYYNQTFSKVDIYFVLYIIAGFCLSYWIGYTFPYFEITDVRN; encoded by the coding sequence ATGCAGTGGACTCTACAATATGAAGAAACCTGGCTTCATCGCTTAAACCCTGCCTTTAAATTGGTTTTCTTTCTTTCACTATTTCTCACTCTCTTGTTTGTTCATAATCCGAATGTGATGAGCAATTTAACCTTTGTACCATTCATTCTAGTTTTGTTTGCAACAGGACATCGAAGGATCGTCATAGCGCTATTGCTTATCCCGTTTTTATTATTATTTTTCTCAAGTGCATCGAGCATGATGTTTTTTGGGCAGGGGTCCACAACATGGTGGAGATGGGGGATTATTCACATTACGGAAGAAAGCTTTTTTCGAGGGCTGCACATTGGATTTCGAGCTTTAAATTTTGCTCTTTTAGGTTTGTTATTTGCGCTTACGACCCGACCTGTCTTTCTATTTTATTCTCTCATTCAACAGCTTAAAGTGCCGCCGAGGTTTGCCTATAGTTTCATGGCAGCTGTGCGAATTCTTCCCGTAATGGTGGAGGAGTTCCAGCAGCTTAGGGCTGCTTTATTAATTCGAGGAGTGAAAAAGAAAAAAGGGCTGCGACGCGTCACGCAATCCATTATGCTCTACGCTGTTCCGCTACTCTCACAAAGCATTCGTAGAGCTCATCGGATTGCTGTTGCGATGGAAGCGAAGCAGTTTAATAATAAAGAGAGAACGTATTATTACAACCAGACTTTTTCGAAAGTAGACATTTATTTTGTTCTCTATATCATAGCGGGCTTTTGTCTCTCATATTGGATCGGTTATACGTTCCCATACTTTGAGATAACAGATGTTCGAAATTAA
- a CDS encoding DUF3941 domain-containing protein: MSSTKDNNKKPVDKNAKRMLKNRLKEENREGGKHQYSKDTDHL; this comes from the coding sequence TTGTCATCGACAAAAGATAACAACAAAAAACCTGTTGATAAAAACGCTAAACGAATGTTAAAAAACAGGTTAAAAGAAGAAAACCGTGAAGGCGGTAAACATCAATATTCAAAAGACACCGATCATTTATAA
- a CDS encoding DegV family protein: protein MNVQIITDSASDLPEDLVKKHQIEIMPLMVIIGQEEYYDREEIQAKELYKLLREGTMAKTSQIPPARIKETFMKYAEKGQPFIYIALSSGISGTYQSAAIIKNEVQEEFPNVQMEVIDSKAASLGYGLMAIHAAELAENGKSFEQISESLHSDYLTHMEHIFTVDDLEFLQRGGRVSKASAFFGGMLKIKPVLHVDDGKLIPIEKIRGKNKVTKRMVEIMQERGVNLQSQLIGISHGDDLESAEKLKSAIQETYGSERFVIHEVGATIGSHSGPGTLALFFLNK, encoded by the coding sequence ATGAACGTTCAAATTATTACGGATAGCGCCTCAGATTTACCTGAGGATCTTGTGAAAAAGCACCAAATTGAAATCATGCCTTTAATGGTCATCATTGGCCAGGAAGAATATTATGACCGAGAAGAAATTCAGGCGAAAGAATTGTACAAACTGTTACGTGAAGGAACTATGGCTAAAACGTCGCAAATTCCTCCAGCAAGAATAAAAGAAACGTTTATGAAATATGCCGAAAAAGGTCAGCCATTCATTTATATCGCCCTATCATCAGGTATCTCTGGAACGTATCAATCTGCTGCTATTATAAAAAATGAAGTCCAGGAAGAATTCCCCAACGTTCAAATGGAAGTGATTGACTCAAAGGCAGCGTCACTTGGTTATGGACTTATGGCGATTCATGCTGCAGAGCTTGCTGAGAACGGGAAATCCTTTGAACAAATTTCTGAAAGCTTGCACAGCGATTATTTAACGCATATGGAACACATTTTCACAGTAGATGACCTCGAATTTCTTCAGCGTGGCGGTCGAGTAAGTAAAGCTTCTGCCTTCTTTGGCGGAATGTTAAAAATCAAACCAGTGCTTCATGTGGATGATGGAAAGCTTATCCCAATTGAAAAGATACGTGGTAAAAACAAAGTGACAAAGCGGATGGTCGAGATCATGCAAGAACGCGGTGTCAATCTACAGTCTCAATTAATCGGTATCTCTCACGGTGACGATCTTGAAAGCGCCGAAAAGTTAAAAAGCGCGATTCAAGAAACATATGGTAGTGAACGCTTCGTCATTCATGAAGTAGGCGCAACGATCGGTTCTCACTCGGGTCCAGGCACGCTTGCTTTATTTTTCCTAAATAAGTAG
- a CDS encoding YitT family protein, with translation MLCLEEVKKIIIILLGAVLGAVSLNLFLIPANVYASGFTGIAQLISSVLSDYTPLNISTGILLLLLNIPVAILGWKKVGKSFTLYSVISVGATTIFLEIIPVQALSEDILLNAVFGGVIAAIGIGFTLKWGASTGGMDIVAMILSRMKDRPIGTYFFSMNALIILTAGMLYGWEKALYTLVTLYVSSRVIDVIHTRHEKLTAMIVTAKGDEMQKAIHDRLVRGITKLPAKGAYRGEPKEMLMIVVTRYELYDLEHIIQDIDPTAFTNIVNTTGIFGFFRTDG, from the coding sequence GTGCTATGTTTGGAAGAAGTAAAAAAAATTATTATTATTCTCTTAGGTGCGGTTCTCGGGGCTGTTTCTCTTAACTTGTTTCTAATTCCTGCAAATGTGTATGCGAGCGGGTTTACAGGGATCGCGCAGCTCATTTCAAGCGTACTAAGTGACTATACACCACTTAACATCTCGACAGGTATTCTGCTCTTGTTACTCAATATTCCTGTTGCCATTCTTGGATGGAAGAAAGTAGGGAAGTCCTTTACATTATATAGTGTGATTAGCGTAGGGGCTACCACTATATTCCTTGAAATCATTCCGGTCCAAGCGCTTTCAGAGGATATTTTGTTAAATGCTGTATTTGGAGGCGTCATTGCAGCGATTGGTATCGGTTTTACGTTAAAATGGGGGGCTTCTACGGGCGGAATGGACATTGTCGCTATGATCCTTTCTAGAATGAAAGATCGTCCGATTGGTACGTATTTCTTTAGCATGAACGCGTTGATTATTCTAACAGCGGGAATGCTGTACGGCTGGGAAAAAGCGCTTTACACGCTCGTTACCTTATATGTATCCTCTCGCGTGATTGATGTCATTCACACTCGTCACGAAAAACTAACGGCCATGATCGTAACAGCGAAAGGTGACGAAATGCAAAAAGCCATTCACGATCGTTTAGTAAGAGGAATCACCAAGCTTCCAGCCAAAGGAGCCTACCGCGGTGAACCAAAAGAAATGCTTATGATCGTCGTCACAAGATATGAACTCTATGACCTTGAACACATCATTCAAGACATCGACCCAACCGCCTTCACCAACATCGTCAACACCACAGGCATATTTGGTTTCTTTAGAACGGATGGTTAG
- a CDS encoding NifU N-terminal domain-containing protein has protein sequence MELRVDRTPNPNAVKITADQQLFEGSSSHSFKKNDTPDHAMAAALLKLEGVDNVFGYQDFITINKMPEADWETLLPEVKETISNNA, from the coding sequence ATGGAACTACGCGTAGACCGAACACCAAATCCAAATGCAGTTAAAATTACTGCCGATCAGCAGCTTTTTGAAGGGTCTTCAAGTCACTCTTTTAAGAAGAACGACACCCCTGACCATGCGATGGCAGCTGCCCTTCTAAAATTAGAAGGCGTGGATAATGTATTTGGTTACCAGGATTTCATTACGATTAACAAAATGCCTGAAGCGGACTGGGAAACTTTACTTCCTGAAGTAAAGGAAACCATCTCTAATAACGCATAG
- a CDS encoding GNAT family N-acetyltransferase, translating into MGSKQYDGGGTVMNVYQLSSQTNDEMIEKVSSLLMKQITRSDQNGSYEKLVKGVKLALEEQTASRIVIAESDDDVLGVAFFNIGVSLASGGPYIWLNELFVDPDARNQGIGRKLLLHVIYWAENEGIKGIELETGINNAITKHLYNSLGFHDIVSKRYGFTFSS; encoded by the coding sequence ATGGGGTCGAAACAGTATGACGGAGGTGGAACGGTAATGAATGTGTACCAATTATCGAGCCAGACAAATGACGAAATGATTGAAAAGGTTTCAAGTCTATTAATGAAGCAAATTACCCGTTCTGATCAGAATGGAAGCTATGAAAAGCTCGTTAAAGGGGTAAAGCTTGCCCTTGAAGAACAAACAGCTTCAAGGATCGTCATTGCAGAATCTGACGATGATGTACTCGGCGTAGCTTTTTTTAATATCGGAGTTAGTCTCGCTAGTGGAGGTCCTTATATTTGGTTAAACGAATTGTTTGTAGACCCAGATGCTCGAAATCAAGGGATTGGTAGAAAACTACTTCTTCATGTGATCTATTGGGCAGAAAATGAGGGCATTAAAGGCATCGAACTTGAAACAGGCATTAACAATGCGATTACGAAGCATTTGTATAATTCTCTTGGGTTTCACGATATTGTCTCAAAACGCTACGGCTTTACTTTCTCTTCTTAA
- a CDS encoding diphthine--ammonia ligase: MNMVFSWSSGKDSAMALYDCLSHSHFQVKTLWTTVNETNRSIPFHGVDTALLKKQADAIGIPLTITNLPDNCTNKQYEKLVRKQYKSFRKEGLEGVAFADLYLEDIRHYRNTLLQDYQLKAIYPIWKQSTLHTAKRFLANGFKAIITTVDETNLQSDWVGEQFDETFLKAIPEHVDPCGENGEFHTFVYDGPIFSKAVSFDIKEIRKKGSFHTVRLTTKSER; the protein is encoded by the coding sequence ATGAATATGGTTTTTTCATGGAGCTCTGGAAAAGATAGCGCCATGGCTTTATATGACTGTCTCTCACACTCTCATTTTCAAGTGAAAACGTTATGGACAACGGTGAATGAAACGAATAGGTCCATTCCATTTCACGGCGTCGATACCGCGTTGTTAAAAAAACAAGCAGATGCAATCGGAATCCCTCTAACGATAACCAATTTACCAGATAATTGTACAAATAAGCAATACGAGAAGCTTGTTCGGAAGCAATATAAATCATTTCGAAAAGAAGGACTGGAAGGTGTCGCTTTTGCAGATTTGTATTTAGAGGACATACGCCACTATCGCAACACTCTTTTACAGGACTATCAATTAAAAGCCATCTATCCCATCTGGAAACAGTCAACTTTACATACAGCGAAACGATTTCTCGCCAATGGATTTAAAGCGATCATCACAACTGTCGATGAAACGAACCTTCAGAGTGATTGGGTAGGGGAACAATTCGATGAAACTTTTTTAAAAGCGATTCCAGAACACGTCGATCCGTGTGGAGAGAATGGTGAATTTCATACATTTGTTTATGATGGACCAATTTTCTCTAAAGCCGTTTCTTTTGATATAAAGGAGATTAGAAAAAAGGGATCCTTCCATACAGTGCGATTAACTACGAAATCGGAAAGGTAA
- a CDS encoding SGNH/GDSL hydrolase family protein — protein MPVLVCFGDCLTAREVDDKGNERLTSRIRGALDEWIVINAGSTPTSREGVSRFQSDVLSYQPDYVTIFFGTQEACLIDGSDISEFERNIGYMVNNLPPERVILISPSPVMNEENASVTNLKIEGYADRIRFLAKKFGTRHIDLWQLIHESRKSKTLYEKDGVQLSSRGYKLITKEVLKSLGRKTRLKPMIKLF, from the coding sequence ATGCCGGTACTTGTTTGTTTTGGGGATTGTCTCACCGCTAGAGAAGTGGACGATAAAGGAAATGAGCGACTGACGTCTAGGATTAGAGGAGCTCTTGATGAATGGATTGTGATCAACGCAGGTTCAACGCCAACTTCTCGTGAAGGGGTGTCACGTTTTCAATCAGATGTTTTAAGTTACCAACCGGATTATGTCACCATTTTTTTTGGTACACAGGAAGCTTGCTTGATCGATGGTTCAGATATCAGTGAATTTGAAAGAAATATTGGGTATATGGTTAACAATCTTCCTCCGGAGCGAGTGATTTTGATATCACCTTCACCTGTGATGAATGAGGAAAATGCTTCGGTGACTAATTTGAAAATTGAAGGGTATGCTGATCGAATTCGTTTTTTGGCTAAGAAGTTTGGGACGAGACATATTGATCTCTGGCAACTGATACATGAAAGTCGAAAAAGTAAAACACTTTATGAGAAAGACGGTGTTCAGTTAAGTTCCAGGGGGTATAAACTGATTACGAAAGAAGTTTTAAAATCCCTTGGTAGAAAAACAAGGCTGAAACCGATGATTAAACTATTCTAA
- a CDS encoding DUF3813 domain-containing protein, with the protein MGNRYFQLAREAVERAEQMATSGHPDTQNQINVALNNLSAAFHQSTSAEKEQLTSYQEVIQELSHEVSNKPF; encoded by the coding sequence ATGGGAAATCGTTATTTCCAACTTGCGCGTGAAGCGGTAGAAAGAGCAGAACAAATGGCTACAAGCGGACATCCAGATACACAAAATCAAATTAACGTGGCCCTTAACAATCTTTCTGCAGCTTTCCATCAATCAACTAGCGCTGAAAAAGAACAGCTCACTTCATACCAGGAAGTCATTCAAGAACTTAGCCATGAAGTATCCAATAAACCCTTTTAA